A single genomic interval of Lathyrus oleraceus cultivar Zhongwan6 chromosome 7, CAAS_Psat_ZW6_1.0, whole genome shotgun sequence harbors:
- the LOC127105882 gene encoding ubiquinol oxidase 2, mitochondrial encodes MKHSALCYLVRRAIINGRNCNRHGAAVTRPSVAAETRQMHNGGFFYWKRMMASQAEMPPTGETEAKSTEKEESSRTKNNKVMSSYWGISRPKITREDGTEWPWNCFMPWETYESNLSIDLNKHHVPKNFLDKVAYRTVKLLRIPTDLFFKRQYGCRAMMLETVAAVPGMVGGMLLHLRSLRKFQHSGGWIKALLEEAENERMHLMTMVELVKPKWYERLLVLAVQGVFFNAFFVVYILSPKLAHRVVGYLEEEAIHSYTEYLKDINSGAVENVPAPAIAIDYWRLPKDAKLKDVITVIRADEAHHRDVNHFASDIHFHGKELRDAPAPLGYH; translated from the exons ATGAAGCATTCAGCATTATGCTATTTGGTTCGACGAGCTATCATCAATGGCCGGAACTGTAACCGTCACGGTGCGGCAGTTACGAGACCATCCGTGGCAGCAGAAACGAGACAGATGCACAACGGAGGTTTCTTTTATTGGAAGAGGATGATGGCCTCTCAAGCGGAGATGCCACCGACAGGAGAGACGGAGGCGAAGTCGACGGAGAAGGAGGAGAGTTCCCGAACAAAGAATAACAAAGTGATGTCGAGTTATTGGGGGATTTCGAGGCCGAAGATTACGAGAGAGGATGGGACGGAGTGGCCTTGGAACTGCTTCATG CCGTGGGAGACTTATGAATCAAACCTGTCCATTGATCTGAATAAGCATCATGTGCCGAAAAATTTCCTGGATAAAGTTGCTTACAGGACGGTGAAGCTCCTCAGAATTCCCACAGATTTGTTTTTTAAG AGGCAGTATGGTTGTCGTGCAATGATGCTTGAAACAGTTGCAGCTGTCCCTGGAATGGTTGGAGGGATGCTGTTGCACCTCAGATCACTTCGTAAATTTCAGCATAGTGGCGGTTGGATCAAAGCATTGCTTGAAGAAGCAGAGAACGAGAGGATGCACCTAATGACTATGGTAGAACTTGTGAAGCCAAAGTGGTATGAAAGACTGCTGGTTCTTGCTGTACAGGGAGTTTTCTTCAATGCATTCTTTGTAGTTTACATACTCTCCCCAAAGCTGGCGCATAGAGTTGTTGGGTACCTTGAGGAGGAAGCTATACATTCCTACACCGAGTATTTAAAAGACATAAATAGCGGTGCAGTTGAAAATGTTCCTGCTCCTGCCATTGCAATAGACTATTGGAGGCTTCCCAAGGATGCCAAATTGAAAGATGTTATAACAGTCATTCGTGCTGATGAGGCTCACCATCGAGATGTTAACCATTTTGCTTCG GATATCCACTTCCACGGTAAAGAATTGCGGGACGCACCGGCTCCTCTTGGTTATCATTAG
- the LOC127106985 gene encoding glycosyltransferase-like KOBITO 1 isoform X1, translating into MLDFDRAAFIIASTATEEEMLQWYREHIVWTDKALTMKLIRKGILSRIYAPMVRFIFSNFLSGFYSSDLYCYLTVLRERPNFSSKTLLLQVIMQSLRESGVFSSVIAKAAQTTTSKDKFLKSVESSNSTRNDRSEMISSRKIDAGGVSQTIARRILEVIDDSIPSAIPPLSPPSYDDADFHTS; encoded by the exons GCGTTCATAATTGCTTCAACTGCTACGGAGGAAGAAATGCTTCAATG GTACCGTGAACACATTGTGTGGACAGACAAAGCACTAACGATGAAACTTATTAGAAAAGGCATCTTATCTCGCATTTATGCTCCCATGGTAAGATTCATTTTCTCAAATTTCCTTTCTGGTTTCTACTCAAGCGATTTATACTGTTACCTTACAGTTCTTAGAGAACGTCCAAACTTTTCTTCCAAAACATTGCTTTTGCAGGTCATTATGCAAAGTTTGAGAGAATCTGGTGTTTTTAGCTCGGTGATTGCGAAAGCTGCTCAGACAACAACATCAAAAGACAAATTTTTAAAGTCTGTTGAGAGTAGCAATTCAACTAGGAATGACAGATCAGAAATGATATCTTCTAGAAAAATTGACGCTGGTGGAGTATCCCAAACAATTGCAAGAAGAATCTTGGAGGTTATAGATGATTCAATTCCCTCTGCAATTCCACCATTATCTCCACCCAGCTATGATGATGCTGACTTCCATACGTCCTAG
- the LOC127106985 gene encoding glycosyltransferase-like KOBITO 1 isoform X2, with protein MLDFDRAAFIIASTATEEEMLQWYREHIVWTDKALTMKLIRKGILSRIYAPMVIMQSLRESGVFSSVIAKAAQTTTSKDKFLKSVESSNSTRNDRSEMISSRKIDAGGVSQTIARRILEVIDDSIPSAIPPLSPPSYDDADFHTS; from the exons GCGTTCATAATTGCTTCAACTGCTACGGAGGAAGAAATGCTTCAATG GTACCGTGAACACATTGTGTGGACAGACAAAGCACTAACGATGAAACTTATTAGAAAAGGCATCTTATCTCGCATTTATGCTCCCATG GTCATTATGCAAAGTTTGAGAGAATCTGGTGTTTTTAGCTCGGTGATTGCGAAAGCTGCTCAGACAACAACATCAAAAGACAAATTTTTAAAGTCTGTTGAGAGTAGCAATTCAACTAGGAATGACAGATCAGAAATGATATCTTCTAGAAAAATTGACGCTGGTGGAGTATCCCAAACAATTGCAAGAAGAATCTTGGAGGTTATAGATGATTCAATTCCCTCTGCAATTCCACCATTATCTCCACCCAGCTATGATGATGCTGACTTCCATACGTCCTAG